A region from the Medicago truncatula cultivar Jemalong A17 chromosome 6, MtrunA17r5.0-ANR, whole genome shotgun sequence genome encodes:
- the LOC11427493 gene encoding ninja-family protein mc410, which produces MEDDSGLELSLGLSFGGSSAKAKSKNGSSSDTRGEENGRGGKMVDDFKSMFNTDPQKPESSGGSRRADSSKPEENFFSDLSKVNDDNASLNLNGRGFLVGNNNNKPIEIEENKRSEAVNKRRMSFDDIRNLKRHDSDIHHGDLHDRARASHISLTEDGSTAENEDVADSEAENSTSRPLSNHSDGSKGFIRVGASSDASKEVRGVADSSANGQKRFTGSTEKDFKHANMTYGAPFSAQQVNMMSGPYTSAKESNSVGAPNPQIPGVMHMMPTTTGERAGAQSVSNGSLPMMFGHPYVQLPMLDKDSSWGRPQQFHPSFAGRGPANSAALHLNNISEAMPYEGRPLERTKGDGKQRVTEEGSSSQPEDVKGSSTNLRGKDAPEQPKGEGSTIDFSNIKPGLTADVKFGGSGSYPNLPWVSTTSSNGRTISGVTYRYNTNQIRIVCACHGSHMTPEDFVRHANDEQANSDSNSVLGSLPNGNLGSSSHS; this is translated from the exons ATGGAGGACGATAGCGGGCTTGAGCTCAGTTTGGGTTTATCTTTTGGTGGTTCATCAGCCAAAGCAAAGAGTAAGAATGGAAGCTCCTCCGATACTAGGGGAGAAGAAAACGGTAGAGGTGGCAAGATGGTTGATGATTTTAAGAGCATGTTTAATACCGATCCTCAGAAGCCTGAATCAAGCGGTGGGAGCCGAAGGGCTGATTCCTCAAAGCCCGAGGAGAATTTCTTTAGTGACCTTTCAAAGGTCAATGACGATAATGCTTCTTTGAATTTAAATGGAAGAGGATTTCTGGTtggaaacaacaataataaaccAATTGAAATTGAGGAAAATAAACGGTCAGAGGCAGTAAATAAGCGAAGGATGTCTTTTGATGACATACGGAATCTAAAGAGGCATGACAGCGACATTCATCATGGTGATTTACATGACAGGGCAAGAGCATCTCACATTTCTTTAACAGAAGATGGTTCAACTGCAGAAAATGAAGACGTGGCTGATTCTGAAGCTGAGAACTCTACCTCCAGGCCTCTCTCCAACCATAGTGATGGTTCTAAAGGATTCATTAGGGTCGGTGCTTCTTCTGATGCTTCGAAAGAGGTTCGTGGAGTCGCTGACTCAAGCGCCAATGGGCAGAAGAGATTTACCGGATCCACAGAAAAAGATTTCAAGCATGCAAACATGACTTATGGTGCTCCCTTTTCTGCTCAACAAGTGAATATGATGAGTGGACCTTACACTTCGGCAAAAGAGTCAAACTCTGTTGGGGCACCAAACCCTCAAATACCTGGAGTGATGCATATGATGCCAACTACAACCGGTGAACGTGCAGGAGCTCAATCTGTGAGTAATGGAAGCTTGCCGATGATGTTTGGACATCCATATGTTCAGCTTCCCATGTTGGATAAGGATAGCTCATGGGGACGTCCCCAACAGTTTCATCCTTCCTTTGCTGGGAGAGGTCCAGCTAACTCAG CTGCGTTACACCTAAACAATATATCCGAGGCCATGCCATATGAAGGCAGGCCGCTAGAACGAACCAAAGGTGATGGAAAACAGCGTGTCACTGAAGAAGGCTCCTCTTCACAGCCTGAAGACGTGAAAGGAAGCAGCACAAACCTCAGGGGCAAAGATGCACCAGAACAGCCGAAAGGTGAAGGTTCCACCattgatttttcaaatattaagCCAGGGCTTACCGCGGATGTGAAATTCGGAGGAAGTGGTTCCTACCCAAATCTGCCTTGGGTATCCACCACAAGCTCAAATGGAAGGACAATATCAGGTGTTACTTACAGGTACAACACTAACCAAATCAGAATCGTTTGTGCATGTCATGGTTCTCACATGACTCCTGAGGATTTTGTTCGTCATGCAAATGACGAACAAGCCAATTCAGATAGCAATTCGGTTTTGGGAAGCTTACCAAATGGTAATCTTGGTTCCTCTTCTCACAGTTAG